CGCCACAGTCGCAACGGTAAAGCTGCGCTTTCCGCCGCCACGCGAAACCAACTCACGCTCTATCCGCGCGGGCGCCTCGTCAGGGGACTGAACCGACGGCACCATCTTTTGGGCAGCGGCAAGCGTTGCTGCGTCTTCGCGCGCGACAGCCTGTTTTGCCTGGACCCAGTTCGTAATGGCAAGAAGCAGGCTCAAGATAAGTGCTGCACCGCCGATAATCCCGGCAAAGCGCAGTTTGTTGCGGTCAATTGCCGACCTCCGACGTTTCTTCGCAAATTCACCGCTACGAAGGTCAATAGGCGATGCTTGCAGCGCAGCGCGAAGACTGTCGCCGAGTTCGGCATCGTTGATCTCGAGAATGCGCTGTCCGTCGATCAACCTGGCGAGCAGTTCGGATTCGTCCGGCAAGAGCAGTGCTCCCGAGCGGACAACTGCCATTCCGCCTAGCCTAGCGCGGACCGGATCAATCTGATCTGGGAGGACGAGCCCAAAAGGCCAGACATGATCCGGATCAAAGCCATGTGTCTGCAATATACCCAAAGCAGCCGCAAACTGCGCTCGATCAATCGTGATCGACTGAATATCGGCGTCTCGGGCCTGCGCTGCGACATGCACTTTGCCAGGATCGACAGAGGCTGATGCTGCATCAAGCCGAGCGGCCGTTTCGGCCTGCCGTTTTGTCAGGCCGTCATAATGATGCACCCGCATTACGCTGTCTTGCGGTGCCACCAGCGCAATAAGCAAGGGCGTTTCGCCCTCAGTCGGGGCGGCATGACCCGGTTGCAGCGCGGTTTCGGTCAAATCCCAGAAGCGGGGCTGATCGGTCGGATCGCAAGGCAAAATGCTTATTCGGGCAAGCAAGGTCATCCTGCATCACCCCAACGGCGCCATATGGTCCGAACTTGCGGCGATCGGGCATCGAGAAGCGCCTCGCTCTCCAGCTCAATTGATTCAGCCGCGATTCGGCTGCGTATAAAAAACCAGTTGCTTGTCACACCTATTTGACCCTGAATATCGGCTGGGATTTGGGCTGCGGCCAATTGCGGCTGCGCCCAGAACCTGACGGCGCTGCCATAGCCTCCGGCTGGTCTAATGGCGAGCAAAGCCTTCGCCTGCGTCGGCGAAACTTTTCCCTCAAGTAACGCCGCAAGCAATATCGCACGTTCGGGAATGAGCGTGTTGGCATTGAGTTTAACGGGCTCCGAAATCGGCAAAGCGCAGATCCAAGGGCGCAATCGTTCAAAATGGGACGATGTCACCCCCCGAACGGCCCGCAATTCGCCCGCATCGACCAAGAGCCTATTGGCCGCCAGAAACGGACTGCTCAATCCGGCATAATAGCCGTCCTCTGCGCCATAAGGTAAGGCGTCGCTGTCACTGTCGATCCAGTCTGCAGTTGCATCGGCAATCACCGCCGCATCGGCAGGCGCGATTGCCAACAGCGTCATCAGTTTGGCAAATTGACCGATACTGCGACGGTTAGCGGACAACTGCCCTCCCTTGCCGGAGACGAGGCTGTTGAGATTGAAGCAATTCTGGCCATCGCTGATGTTCACCACTGCCTGGCCCCGGTCGACTGGTACCGGCAAGTCGCGCCCCAGCCAGTCTCCGTTTACGGTCAATTGCGCGGGGCTGGACTGGATCAGGTCTTCCAGCCGCACCGCCGCGATCGCCTCTGCGGCATAGCTATAGGCCCGCGCCTGCGCCATTGCAGCCCCATTGACCGCCAGACGGGTCGACAGACGCAACCGGTCCAGCGCAGTTGCAGTGATCACGGCCATTACAGCAACCAGCAGCAAAACGGTCAACAACGCTGCACCCCGTTCACGCTCGGGCATTTTAATGGCATCAGACACCGGACAGTTCCTCCGGCTCAACAGGCTTAGGCAAGCCATCGGCACCAACAAGGAACAGCATCTTATAAGCGGGTGCGCCGGCTGCGACGATCTGCATTTCGACTGCGCGCGGCATCGCTTCAGGATCCAGCGCGGACCAATCGCTCCTCCATATGCCGGTAGCATCCCTGAACCGGACAGAGATGTCAGCAACGTTGGCGAGAATGATGGCCTCGCTGCTTTGGCCGCCATCAGCATGGGCAGTCGAACCGCGCACAAGCTGACCCTTGGTGAAACGATACGAAATTCTGCCGAGCGATGACTGGCCGGTATCGTCTGTGCCGACCGCACCTATGCGACTGAAGGAAAACAACTGGCCATCGACGGTGGTGAAGGCCGCATCGATAGTGCCACCAGATCGGCGCACCGGCCGGGGCACAGCCTGAGCAAGGTCTGCTTCGAGAAGGTTCGACAAACGACTTAACGTGGCGCGTTCGCCCAATTTGGTACGCAACTGCACCTGCCCGTCGGCACTGCTACGCAGCAAGGTGACCCCTGCAGCGGAGACTAGCCCGAAAACGAAAAGCGCAACAAGCATTTCGACAAGCGTGAAGCCATTGGCACAAGTTATTGGACGAACCATGCGCATTACAATGCCCGCCTTGCCAGCGAGATCACGGCCTTTCCGCCCTGCACGCCTTCCACAACAATATCAACGCGGACGAAACGGGAGTCATCGGTTTGTCGCGCAGTCTGGCGCCAGACAAAGTTCTGCCCGCCATTGCTATCGTTTCCGCGCGTTTCACCCAGCACAGGTGGCTGGGGACCAGACAACACATCGACCGCGCGATTGCGAGCGACCTGCCATGCCATTTCATGGCTGATCACGTCCCCGCCCGTACGCAGCGAAAAAGCAGACAATCGGATCAGCGCAAGCGCAGCAAGGCTGAAAATCGCGAGCGCGACTACCACCTCGATCAAGGTGAAGCCATCGGGTCGGGGATGGTCAGCGCGCAACTGCCACCTCACCCGAAGCACTGATCTTTACGATGCTGCGATCATCCGTATCGGACAGGGTAATTTCGACTGCGCGGGACGGCAAGCCGGTGGCATCAAAAAAGATGCGGTTGTTGGCCGGGCCACTTATGCGTACCCCGCTGCTAAATTCTTGGTTGCGGAAGGCCGTATCCAAGTGGGGTTGCCATTTACCGTTTATCCTTCTTTCGAAACCATAGCCTGACGCGCGTGTCCAGACCGCGATCGGTCTCGCCTGCAAAACGGCTTCATCGCGCGCAGATGCGATGCGCGCGGCCAGCCTTTCAGCGTCGGTGCGTAGCGCGCTGCCACCCGGCGGGACCACAAGGACCACCGCCGCCGATGCTAGGCCAAGGATAAAAACCACAACCAGCATTTCGACGAGCGTGAAGCCGTTCTCGGTTGGCGTGGGTTTATTCCGAATAGATATCGGCATTTTCATTTTCGCCACCAGGCGCTCCGTCAGCCCCTAGCGAATAAACGTCAAACGCGCCGTTGCGGCCGGGATTGGCATATTGATAGGGCCGACCCCACGGATCATTTGGCAGTTTTTTGATGTATCCCGGGCGCGCCGAGCTGGATCCAGCAGCGGCCGGCGGTGTTACAAGTGCCTGCAAGCCCTCGCTTGCCGAAGGATAGGTCATGTTATCCAGCCGATAACTCTCCATCGCCTGTGACAGCGTAGATACATCCGCCTTGGCCTTAGCCACCATCGCTTTGTCCTGATTGGGCAGAACGTTGATAACCACGACGGTGGTGACAAGCCCGAGGATGAAAAGCGTCACCAGCATTTCGGTTAGGGTAAAGCCGTTGGACCGAATTCCCGGCGACTGGCGCGGTTCGGACTTTGGCAGCTTTTCCCGGCGGCTCTGGCGGACCGGCATTCCGGTATCGGTGAAGAGGTTCCAGATGAGTTTGCGAGAGATCATGGTCACAGTCCTGCAAGGTTTTGCAATTGAAGAATGGGAAGGAGGATCGACAAGATGATGACGGCAACGACACCGCCCATCATTACAATGATCAGCGGCTCAAGGAGGGAAAGCGCTGTTGCCGTAAAGTCGTCGAATTCGCGTTCAAGATAATCGGCAGCCCGCTCGAGCATGATATCCAATTGCCCGGCACTCTCACCGCTTGCCGCGAGATAAACGAGCAGGGGCGGGAAGACCCCAGTCGCTCGCATGGCACCAGATAGGCTGCCGCCCCCGCGCACCTGTTCAATCATCATGTTGTTGGCCTTGCGCAAGGCCCTGTTGCCGATGGTATCGCGGGTGAGCCGTAATCCATCAAGCAAGGGCAAACGGCTTGACACCATCGTGGCGAGCGTCCGCGACAGGCGTGCTGCATTGAGATCACGGATCAACCGGCCCAGAAAGGGAAGACGAAGCAGATGGCTGTCCACCCTTAGCCGAACAGTTTCTCTCCGCAGCAATGCCGCGAAGACGCCCACGATGAAGGCCAGTGCCAAAAGTAGCAGCCACCAATAAGCAGCGAGAAAAGCGGAAACGCCAATGACGATTTGGGTGATCAAGGGCAATTGCTGATTTACATCGTCAAATTGCTCAACCACGCGTGGCACGACCGAAATCATCAATGCCGAAACGACCAGCGTTGCGACCAGCGTTAGGATTAAGGGATAGGCGAGAGCCGAGAGCAGCTTGCTGTTTATTGCTGCCCGCCGCTCCAATAGCGTCGCAAGCCGCAAAAGTATCTCGGGAAGTGCCCCTGAACTTTCACCAGCTGACACCATCGCCCGATACAGCGGAGGGAAACTGGCTTCTTCGCGACGCATCGCTTCTGAAAGGCGCTGCCCTTCGACGACACCGCTATGCACATTGCCGAGGATTGCACGGACCTGCATAGATTCGGTTTGAAGGCTCGCAGTACGGAGCGCTTCTTCCAGCGGCGAAACTTGCACCAGCGAGGACAATTGTCGGGTAAACAAAGTGAGCTGCTTCAGACCTAGCTTTGGCGTTCGACGCAGGATCGCCGTGACCGAAACCGTTCGCGCTTCACTGGCTGCCGGCTCGACAGCGATAATATGTAATCGTTGGCGGGCAAGGCGCGCGCGCGCAGCAGCGTCATTGGCAGCAGCCACCCGACCAGTGCGTTCTCGGCCTTCAACATCGATTCCCCGCCAAGCGAAATCAGGCATCTCCGCTTGCCTCCGCAC
This portion of the Sphingobium sp. genome encodes:
- the gspL gene encoding type II secretion system protein GspL, giving the protein MTLLARISILPCDPTDQPRFWDLTETALQPGHAAPTEGETPLLIALVAPQDSVMRVHHYDGLTKRQAETAARLDAASASVDPGKVHVAAQARDADIQSITIDRAQFAAALGILQTHGFDPDHVWPFGLVLPDQIDPVRARLGGMAVVRSGALLLPDESELLARLIDGQRILEINDAELGDSLRAALQASPIDLRSGEFAKKRRRSAIDRNKLRFAGIIGGAALILSLLLAITNWVQAKQAVAREDAATLAAAQKMVPSVQSPDEAPARIERELVSRGGGKRSFTVATVAVWQSLRQSEGAILRDLRFGEDRIVSLTLTAASVDPINRVLTDLQAKGFKVTATPRQEANGAIAAAITVRTP
- the gspG gene encoding type II secretion system major pseudopilin GspG, which translates into the protein MISRKLIWNLFTDTGMPVRQSRREKLPKSEPRQSPGIRSNGFTLTEMLVTLFILGLVTTVVVINVLPNQDKAMVAKAKADVSTLSQAMESYRLDNMTYPSASEGLQALVTPPAAAGSSSARPGYIKKLPNDPWGRPYQYANPGRNGAFDVYSLGADGAPGGENENADIYSE
- a CDS encoding GspH/FimT family pseudopilin, which gives rise to MPISIRNKPTPTENGFTLVEMLVVVFILGLASAAVVLVVPPGGSALRTDAERLAARIASARDEAVLQARPIAVWTRASGYGFERRINGKWQPHLDTAFRNQEFSSGVRISGPANNRIFFDATGLPSRAVEITLSDTDDRSIVKISASGEVAVAR
- the gspJ gene encoding type II secretion system minor pseudopilin GspJ, yielding MRMVRPITCANGFTLVEMLVALFVFGLVSAAGVTLLRSSADGQVQLRTKLGERATLSRLSNLLEADLAQAVPRPVRRSGGTIDAAFTTVDGQLFSFSRIGAVGTDDTGQSSLGRISYRFTKGQLVRGSTAHADGGQSSEAIILANVADISVRFRDATGIWRSDWSALDPEAMPRAVEMQIVAAGAPAYKMLFLVGADGLPKPVEPEELSGV
- the gspK gene encoding type II secretion system minor pseudopilin GspK, whose translation is MSDAIKMPERERGAALLTVLLLVAVMAVITATALDRLRLSTRLAVNGAAMAQARAYSYAAEAIAAVRLEDLIQSSPAQLTVNGDWLGRDLPVPVDRGQAVVNISDGQNCFNLNSLVSGKGGQLSANRRSIGQFAKLMTLLAIAPADAAVIADATADWIDSDSDALPYGAEDGYYAGLSSPFLAANRLLVDAGELRAVRGVTSSHFERLRPWICALPISEPVKLNANTLIPERAILLAALLEGKVSPTQAKALLAIRPAGGYGSAVRFWAQPQLAAAQIPADIQGQIGVTSNWFFIRSRIAAESIELESEALLDARSPQVRTIWRRWGDAG
- the gspF gene encoding type II secretion system inner membrane protein GspF; the encoded protein is MPDFAWRGIDVEGRERTGRVAAANDAAARARLARQRLHIIAVEPAASEARTVSVTAILRRTPKLGLKQLTLFTRQLSSLVQVSPLEEALRTASLQTESMQVRAILGNVHSGVVEGQRLSEAMRREEASFPPLYRAMVSAGESSGALPEILLRLATLLERRAAINSKLLSALAYPLILTLVATLVVSALMISVVPRVVEQFDDVNQQLPLITQIVIGVSAFLAAYWWLLLLALAFIVGVFAALLRRETVRLRVDSHLLRLPFLGRLIRDLNAARLSRTLATMVSSRLPLLDGLRLTRDTIGNRALRKANNMMIEQVRGGGSLSGAMRATGVFPPLLVYLAASGESAGQLDIMLERAADYLEREFDDFTATALSLLEPLIIVMMGGVVAVIILSILLPILQLQNLAGL
- the gspI gene encoding type II secretion system minor pseudopilin GspI produces the protein MRADHPRPDGFTLIEVVVALAIFSLAALALIRLSAFSLRTGGDVISHEMAWQVARNRAVDVLSGPQPPVLGETRGNDSNGGQNFVWRQTARQTDDSRFVRVDIVVEGVQGGKAVISLARRAL